One genomic segment of Erythrolamprus reginae isolate rEryReg1 chromosome 2, rEryReg1.hap1, whole genome shotgun sequence includes these proteins:
- the LOC139160764 gene encoding LON peptidase N-terminal domain and RING finger protein 1-like isoform X1 yields the protein MELFLCPSCRLVLWDPVTVSCGHSFCRGCLGETLPSECRLCGEKLGFPGSRTPSSTVLLGNLLEKGLDTAAKVARLKRDLRELVSNRDFQKALRTLQKGIGLAPDDLTLRLCRSELYVALQEYKEALEDLEILCKQKPEECEGFFRKGKVLLDLGNQPEALLQFQHCLTLDSSFHAAEYEIEKILTNDASPIPGTVTELKNNGSQDLEGCNSREQLTFLGSFEDETLPDMKTQKENWLEETMPDHSQAALPMSQWMRKKFRSDLPANKEDLEEEKAPPDTSGTRSPDTNSMKDYCPDFIGFLTTSDLECSLCIRMLYEPVTTPCGHTFCKECMERCLDHRPNCPLCKQSLQEYLKAGKYNTTILLEELMTTVFPSQLAERRLIHQAEMVELSNLNKNIPIFVCTMSFPGLVCPLHVFEPRYRLMMRRCQDTGTKMFGMCMYENGKNFADYGCILEIQKIAFLPDGRSLVDTIGKRRFRVLRRGHRDGYNTADVEYLEDEKLEGEEQAELQNLHDCTYELTQRFYEHGDRTFRQLVMHHGPLPEKEEDIQASPDGPVWCWWLISVLPLDLPHKLTIFSETSLKARLTQLKRILSIILESRDYSN from the exons ATGGAGCTTTTCCTCTGTCCCTCGTGTCGCCTGGTTCTCTGGGACCCGGTGACCGTCTCCTGCGGCCATTCCTTCTGCAGGGGATGCCTGGGCGAGACCTTGCCTTCCGAGTGCCGCCTCTGCGGGGAGAAGCTCGGCTTTCCGGGCTCGCGGACGCCGAGCTCCACCGTCCTGCTCGGGAACTTGTTAGAGAAGGGCTTGGATACGGCCGCCAAGGTAGCCCGGCTGAAAAGGGACCTGCGGGAGCTGGTGAGCAACAGGGATTTCCAGAAAGCGCTGAGGACGCTCCAGAAGGGAATCGGCTTGG CTCCAGATGATCTTACATTAAGGCTGTGCAGATCAGAGCTTTATGTGGCATTACAGGAGTATAAAGAGGCTCTTGAGGATTTGGAGATTCTATGCAAGCAGAAGCCAGAAGAATGTGAA GGATTTTTTAGAAAAGGGAAAGTGCTCTTGGACTTAGGGAATCAACCAGAGGCCCTGCTGCAGTTTCAACATTGCCTTACATTGGATTCCAGTTTTCATGCTGCTGAATATGAAATAGAAAAA ATTCTCACGAATGATGCCTCCCCTATTCCTGGTACTGTTACGGAGTTGAAGAACAATGGCAGTCAGGACTTGGAAGGTTGTAATTCAAGGGAACAGTTGACTTTTCTTGGGAGCTTTGAAGACGAAACCCTACCG gatatgaagacacagaaaGAAAATTGGCTGGAAGAAACTATGCCTGATCATAGCCAGGCAGCACTTCCCATGTCTCAATGGATGAGGAAGAAGTTCAGATCAGACCTTCCTGCAAATAAAGAAG ATTTGGAGGAAGAGAAAGCCCCACCAGATACTTCAGGAACTAGATCACCAGATACAAACTCTATGAAAGATTATTGTCCAGACTTCATAGGCTTCCTGACTACATCAGACCTGGAGTGTTCCCTTTGTATACG TATGTTGTATGAACCCGTCACCACACCATGTGGCCACACCTTCTGCAAAGAGTGTATGGAGCGTTGCTTAGACCACAGACCCAACTGCCCACTTTGCAAGCAAAGCCTGCAAGAG TATCTGAAAGCTGGAAAATACAATACTACCATTCTGCTTGAAGAGTTGATGACAACAGTCTTCCCTTCACAACTGGCAGAACGGAGACTGATCCACCAAGCTGAAATGGTAGAACTTTCAAA CCTAAACAAGAATATCCCCATCTTTGTATGCACCATGTCATTTCCAGGTCTTGTGTGTCCTCTTCATGTGTTTGAACCTCGCTATCGACTCATGATGCGAAGATGCCAGGACACTGGCACAAAGATGTTTGGCATGTGCATGTATGAAAATGGAAAAAA CTTTGCTGACTACGGCTGCATACTGGAGATTCAAAAAATAGCATTTTTGCCTGATGGACGATCATTGGTGGACACTATAGGCAAGAGGAGGTTTCGAGTTTTGAGACGAGGGCACAGAGATGGCTACAACACTGCAGATGTTGAATACTTGGAAGATGAGAAA CTGGAAGGAGAAGAACAGGCTGAACTCCAGAATTTGCATGATTGCACCTATGAGCTAACCCAGAGATTTTATGAACATGGGGACAGGACTTTCAGACAGCTTGTGATGCATCATGGACCACTTCCGGAAAAAGAGGAAGACATACAG GCATCGCCAGATGGACCAGTTTGGTGTTGGTGGCTTATATCTGTCTTGCCCCTTGATTTGCCCCACAAGTTGACCATTTTTTCTGAAACCTCCCTGAAGGCACGTCTTACCCAACTAAAGCGTATTCTGAGTATCATTCTAGAAAGTCGTGACTACAGCAACTAA
- the LOC139160764 gene encoding LON peptidase N-terminal domain and RING finger protein 3-like isoform X2 produces the protein MKTQKENWLEETMPDHSQAALPMSQWMRKKFRSDLPANKEDLEEEKAPPDTSGTRSPDTNSMKDYCPDFIGFLTTSDLECSLCIRMLYEPVTTPCGHTFCKECMERCLDHRPNCPLCKQSLQEYLKAGKYNTTILLEELMTTVFPSQLAERRLIHQAEMVELSNLNKNIPIFVCTMSFPGLVCPLHVFEPRYRLMMRRCQDTGTKMFGMCMYENGKNFADYGCILEIQKIAFLPDGRSLVDTIGKRRFRVLRRGHRDGYNTADVEYLEDEKLEGEEQAELQNLHDCTYELTQRFYEHGDRTFRQLVMHHGPLPEKEEDIQASPDGPVWCWWLISVLPLDLPHKLTIFSETSLKARLTQLKRILSIILESRDYSN, from the exons atgaagacacagaaaGAAAATTGGCTGGAAGAAACTATGCCTGATCATAGCCAGGCAGCACTTCCCATGTCTCAATGGATGAGGAAGAAGTTCAGATCAGACCTTCCTGCAAATAAAGAAG ATTTGGAGGAAGAGAAAGCCCCACCAGATACTTCAGGAACTAGATCACCAGATACAAACTCTATGAAAGATTATTGTCCAGACTTCATAGGCTTCCTGACTACATCAGACCTGGAGTGTTCCCTTTGTATACG TATGTTGTATGAACCCGTCACCACACCATGTGGCCACACCTTCTGCAAAGAGTGTATGGAGCGTTGCTTAGACCACAGACCCAACTGCCCACTTTGCAAGCAAAGCCTGCAAGAG TATCTGAAAGCTGGAAAATACAATACTACCATTCTGCTTGAAGAGTTGATGACAACAGTCTTCCCTTCACAACTGGCAGAACGGAGACTGATCCACCAAGCTGAAATGGTAGAACTTTCAAA CCTAAACAAGAATATCCCCATCTTTGTATGCACCATGTCATTTCCAGGTCTTGTGTGTCCTCTTCATGTGTTTGAACCTCGCTATCGACTCATGATGCGAAGATGCCAGGACACTGGCACAAAGATGTTTGGCATGTGCATGTATGAAAATGGAAAAAA CTTTGCTGACTACGGCTGCATACTGGAGATTCAAAAAATAGCATTTTTGCCTGATGGACGATCATTGGTGGACACTATAGGCAAGAGGAGGTTTCGAGTTTTGAGACGAGGGCACAGAGATGGCTACAACACTGCAGATGTTGAATACTTGGAAGATGAGAAA CTGGAAGGAGAAGAACAGGCTGAACTCCAGAATTTGCATGATTGCACCTATGAGCTAACCCAGAGATTTTATGAACATGGGGACAGGACTTTCAGACAGCTTGTGATGCATCATGGACCACTTCCGGAAAAAGAGGAAGACATACAG GCATCGCCAGATGGACCAGTTTGGTGTTGGTGGCTTATATCTGTCTTGCCCCTTGATTTGCCCCACAAGTTGACCATTTTTTCTGAAACCTCCCTGAAGGCACGTCTTACCCAACTAAAGCGTATTCTGAGTATCATTCTAGAAAGTCGTGACTACAGCAACTAA